A single region of the Marinobacter nanhaiticus D15-8W genome encodes:
- a CDS encoding malic enzyme-like NAD(P)-binding protein — protein MSQDLKAAALDYHANPRPGKLSVEITKPTQTSRDLSLAYSPGVAEPVREIAKDPENAYKYTAKGNLVAVISDGSAILGLGNLGPLASKPVMEGKGVLFKRFAGIDVFDIEVNSESPQAFIETVARIADTFGGINLEDIKAPECFEIERALKEQCNIPIFHDDQHGTAIVTAAGMLNALELQGKSPEDAKVVCLGAGAAAIACMKLLISCGIKSENIYMLDRKGVIHAGRDDLNQYKAMFANETDKRTLDDAIDGADVFLGLSGPDLLSGEQLKKMAPNPIVFACSNPDPEISPEVALAARDDLIMATGRSDYPNQVNNVLGFPFIFRGALDVRATAINEEMKVAAVHAIQKLAKEPVPKEICEAYGVESFEFGKNYIIPKPMDVRLLEFVPAAVAKAAVDSGVARHAYPAHYPLKSLDDIK, from the coding sequence ATGTCTCAAGATCTGAAAGCAGCGGCCCTCGATTATCACGCCAATCCGCGCCCCGGGAAGCTGAGCGTTGAAATCACCAAGCCGACCCAGACCTCCCGTGATCTGTCCCTGGCTTACAGCCCGGGTGTAGCGGAACCGGTCCGCGAGATCGCAAAAGACCCCGAGAACGCATACAAGTACACCGCCAAAGGAAATCTGGTGGCTGTAATTTCCGATGGTTCTGCCATTCTCGGTCTGGGTAATCTGGGCCCGCTGGCCAGCAAACCGGTAATGGAAGGCAAGGGCGTACTGTTCAAGCGTTTTGCTGGCATCGATGTATTCGACATCGAAGTCAATTCTGAAAGTCCCCAGGCGTTTATTGAAACCGTAGCGCGTATTGCCGATACCTTTGGTGGTATCAATCTTGAGGATATCAAGGCGCCGGAATGCTTTGAGATCGAGCGTGCTTTAAAGGAACAATGCAACATCCCCATTTTTCACGATGACCAGCATGGTACAGCCATCGTGACTGCAGCGGGTATGCTCAATGCGCTTGAGCTCCAGGGCAAGTCGCCGGAAGACGCCAAGGTGGTATGCCTGGGTGCCGGTGCTGCGGCGATCGCCTGTATGAAGCTGCTGATCAGTTGTGGCATCAAGTCGGAAAACATCTATATGCTCGATCGGAAAGGGGTTATCCATGCCGGTCGCGACGATCTGAATCAGTACAAGGCCATGTTTGCCAACGAGACCGATAAGCGAACGCTTGATGACGCCATCGACGGCGCAGACGTCTTCCTGGGCTTGTCAGGTCCAGATCTGCTCAGCGGCGAGCAGCTCAAGAAAATGGCGCCAAATCCGATCGTGTTTGCATGCTCGAACCCGGATCCGGAAATCAGCCCGGAAGTGGCGCTGGCGGCTCGTGACGACCTGATCATGGCGACAGGTCGCTCCGACTACCCGAACCAGGTTAACAACGTGCTTGGGTTCCCGTTCATCTTCCGCGGAGCGCTCGATGTCCGTGCGACAGCCATCAATGAAGAAATGAAGGTTGCTGCCGTACATGCCATCCAGAAATTGGCCAAAGAGCCGGTGCCCAAGGAAATCTGCGAAGCATACGGTGTAGAGAGTTTTGAGTTCGGCAAGAACTACATTATTCCAAAGCCGATGGATGTGCGCCTGTTGGAGTTCGTGCCGGCGGCAGTGGCCAAGGCAGCGGTGGATTCCGGTGTTGCACGTCATGCCTATCCGGCACACTACCCGCTGAAGTCCCTGGACGATATCAAGTAA
- a CDS encoding penicillin-binding protein 1A: MIRFTRITAWLFLVGISLGAIVLSSFYLYLRPGLPAVEQLVDMRLQTPLRVYSSDNRLIAEFGEKRRAPITIEQIPTLQLHAFLAAEDARFYEHNGVDIKGLVRAAVELVSTGSIRSGGSTITMQVAKNYFLTRDRTFIRKFNEILLAFQIERELPKDQILELYLNKIYLGNRAYGIEAAAQVYYGKPVKELELAQMAMLAGLPKAPSAYNPLADPERALIRRNWILQRMNELGYISNTAYELASGAPVTARYHGAETELNADYVAEIARGEMVRRFGDEAYTDGYKVYLTVDSEKQKAANKAMKNGLQAYDQRHGYRGPIGQLEKDTLESGDLAESLSSFSTYPPLRPAVVTSLSNDKAEVYTQEFGMTEMPLETMAWARSYQNPDRRGPAPNKPSDVLAIGDVVYVEVINEPKAEVTGASENEPNEEAHEAATQDKVKVALSQLPEVQGALISLDAQNGGMLALSGGYSFQQSKYNRATQARRQPGSNFKPFLYLAALEKGRTPATLINDAPIVFDDASLETIWRPENSSGQFYGPTRLREALYRSRNLVSIRLLRSIGIDYTIDYLNQLKIDTSQIQKDLSLALGSGQLTPMEVARGFAVIANGGYDVKPYLIDRIEDSRGNIVYAAPSVIHCDENCAEIAQQTPTPDVGFPAIQVAPRLADERAIYILHSMLRDVIERGTGRRALALNRQDVGGKTGTTNEQRDAWFSGFNYSMATTVWVGFDQPSPMGRGEYGAVAALPIWLDYMEVALAGQPPSVMPRPNGIVTVKIDPETGERAAPGNTNAVFELFREENVPAQQTSDAIQSGEDGGTMLPQELF; this comes from the coding sequence ATGATCCGCTTTACTCGCATAACGGCATGGCTTTTCCTGGTGGGAATCTCACTCGGCGCCATTGTGCTTTCAAGTTTCTATCTCTACCTACGGCCTGGTTTGCCTGCTGTCGAGCAACTCGTCGACATGCGGCTCCAGACACCGCTTCGGGTCTATTCCAGCGACAACAGATTAATAGCAGAATTCGGTGAAAAGAGAAGGGCTCCGATCACAATCGAACAGATCCCAACACTTCAGTTACATGCCTTCCTGGCCGCTGAAGACGCGCGATTCTACGAGCACAACGGGGTCGACATCAAAGGCCTGGTGCGGGCTGCAGTCGAACTGGTATCGACCGGTTCAATCCGTTCCGGGGGTAGTACGATCACTATGCAGGTTGCAAAAAATTACTTTTTGACACGTGATCGTACGTTTATCCGCAAGTTCAATGAGATACTGCTAGCCTTTCAGATCGAGCGTGAACTTCCCAAGGATCAGATACTGGAACTGTATCTGAACAAGATATATCTTGGGAATCGCGCTTACGGCATCGAAGCTGCGGCCCAGGTCTACTACGGCAAACCCGTCAAAGAACTCGAACTCGCCCAGATGGCCATGTTGGCAGGCCTACCCAAAGCTCCCTCAGCATATAACCCGTTGGCGGACCCGGAACGCGCGCTGATCCGGCGCAACTGGATCCTCCAGCGCATGAACGAGCTGGGCTATATCTCCAATACGGCTTACGAGCTGGCCTCGGGGGCACCGGTCACCGCCAGGTATCATGGCGCGGAAACCGAACTGAATGCGGATTACGTGGCCGAGATAGCGCGAGGCGAGATGGTCCGGCGCTTCGGCGACGAGGCCTACACCGACGGCTATAAGGTGTACCTGACCGTCGACAGTGAAAAGCAGAAGGCGGCCAACAAAGCCATGAAAAATGGCTTGCAGGCCTACGACCAACGCCACGGGTACCGCGGTCCGATTGGCCAACTGGAAAAGGACACTCTGGAATCCGGCGACCTGGCCGAATCGCTAAGCAGCTTCTCCACGTACCCCCCTCTACGGCCCGCCGTTGTGACTTCGCTCAGCAACGACAAGGCAGAGGTCTATACCCAGGAATTTGGCATGACGGAGATGCCGCTCGAAACCATGGCCTGGGCCCGAAGCTACCAGAACCCGGATCGACGCGGCCCTGCACCCAATAAGCCCTCCGATGTTCTGGCGATTGGTGATGTCGTCTACGTGGAAGTCATCAACGAGCCGAAAGCAGAAGTAACCGGAGCCAGTGAGAACGAACCCAACGAAGAGGCCCATGAAGCAGCGACTCAAGACAAGGTGAAGGTTGCGCTGTCACAGCTTCCCGAGGTCCAGGGCGCCCTTATTTCCCTGGATGCCCAGAACGGCGGAATGCTAGCGCTCTCAGGCGGCTATAGCTTCCAACAATCCAAGTACAACCGGGCCACTCAAGCCCGGCGTCAACCGGGCTCCAACTTCAAACCCTTCCTCTACCTGGCGGCACTGGAAAAAGGTCGAACCCCGGCGACGTTGATCAACGACGCGCCCATCGTGTTCGACGACGCCAGCCTGGAAACTATCTGGCGCCCGGAAAACTCCAGCGGACAGTTCTATGGCCCAACACGTCTGCGAGAAGCCCTCTACCGCTCCCGTAACCTCGTGTCCATACGCTTGCTACGCTCGATCGGTATCGACTACACCATCGATTATCTCAACCAACTGAAGATCGACACATCACAGATACAAAAAGACCTTTCACTGGCACTGGGCAGCGGCCAGCTCACGCCCATGGAAGTAGCGCGCGGCTTTGCCGTTATTGCCAACGGCGGCTATGACGTAAAACCGTATCTGATTGACCGCATTGAGGACAGCCGCGGCAATATCGTCTATGCCGCGCCAAGTGTCATCCATTGCGACGAAAACTGCGCCGAGATTGCCCAGCAGACGCCGACGCCAGACGTTGGCTTCCCGGCCATACAGGTTGCACCGCGCCTGGCCGACGAGCGGGCAATCTACATCCTGCACTCAATGCTGCGCGATGTAATCGAGCGCGGAACAGGTCGTCGCGCCCTCGCCCTCAACCGCCAGGACGTGGGCGGCAAGACCGGCACCACTAACGAACAACGTGATGCCTGGTTCTCGGGGTTCAACTACTCAATGGCCACGACGGTCTGGGTCGGGTTCGATCAACCTAGCCCGATGGGCCGCGGCGAATATGGCGCCGTAGCCGCCCTTCCCATCTGGCTGGATTATATGGAGGTCGCCCTGGCTGGCCAGCCGCCATCGGTTATGCCGCGTCCCAATGGCATTGTTACTGTCAAGATCGATCCGGAAACAGGGGAACGAGCAGCGCCCGGCAACACCAATGCGGTCTTTGAACTGTTCCGGGAGGAAAATGTACCAGCACAGCAGACGTCGGACGCCATACAGAGTGGCGAAGATGGAGGCACCATGCTCCCCCAGGAGCTGTTCTAG